One window of the Sphaerochaeta associata genome contains the following:
- a CDS encoding RloB family protein produces MARKRISQQPRQTILLVTATEAEALYFSQMRKDCRYSNMTVIWEQDCKDLSSLITTAAKMRNSGNYSSVWVVFGFADLKVSSEDVSKLLVLAEKKKVRLAWNNPSLPLWYLLHLQAPKGFVQDPKMIESALAKQFPSFSNSASYLLGEGMNLHLRLYSAKSKAAVNASSYNSLVAGKLGLAPTNIVAMLNDITEICGLADLTHNQKQLGLNKKNG; encoded by the coding sequence ATGGCACGCAAACGAATTTCCCAACAGCCCCGCCAAACCATTCTCTTGGTGACGGCAACCGAAGCGGAGGCCTTGTATTTCTCCCAGATGCGCAAGGACTGCCGCTATTCCAATATGACGGTTATTTGGGAGCAGGACTGCAAGGACCTCTCCAGCTTGATCACTACTGCAGCCAAGATGCGCAACAGCGGCAACTACAGCAGTGTATGGGTGGTATTCGGTTTTGCCGATCTCAAGGTTTCTTCGGAAGATGTCTCCAAGCTGCTTGTACTTGCAGAGAAAAAGAAAGTCAGGCTTGCCTGGAACAATCCTTCCCTGCCGCTTTGGTACCTGTTGCACCTGCAGGCCCCCAAGGGCTTTGTACAGGATCCCAAAATGATTGAGAGTGCACTGGCCAAGCAATTCCCTTCGTTCTCCAACAGTGCTTCCTATCTGCTTGGGGAGGGTATGAACCTGCATTTGAGGCTCTACTCAGCCAAGTCGAAGGCTGCCGTCAATGCCAGCTCCTACAACTCGTTGGTTGCAGGAAAGCTGGGCTTGGCGCCAACCAATATCGTTGCAATGCTCAATGACATCACCGAGATCTGCGGATTGGCGGACCTGACTCACAATCAGAAGCAACTTGGTCTGAACAAGAAGAACGGGTAG
- a CDS encoding AAA family ATPase produces the protein MLLDMTIANFKSVKSAQTISFEAVKDNRFPESKVVPVTEKLRLIKTAAIVGPNGAGKSSFVRALEALKGIVCAAEETENPLQILSGTSFAYSEEKGQPATIIIRILLGKDEQSGEMVIAQYTLVADREKIFEESLFHLIKRSKKLMFERKLDEGALLLDDVKLTYTYRWGKAYRGEKKRLVGKVDEKHSYLAASAVKGSDTTGPLYTWFNESLHLLPMGVSNISEKYLITQLTEHPDWVQQLINFLWSVDITDIRDIRVKDDRLIFIHTNVTQHYASFFNLESLSLRRLCLMGVAFFESFTKPRTLIIDDFGMLLHPNVLCHIVEIFEASNNECNSQMLVVDCNPSLLRPGLLRRDGVYFAEKNSESATVYFSLANFKYSRSKDKTQSQYMNGAFGALPILSEFCFIDANKDKEE, from the coding sequence ATGCTGCTGGATATGACGATAGCGAACTTCAAGTCCGTAAAGTCGGCTCAGACGATTTCGTTTGAGGCTGTCAAGGACAACCGTTTTCCCGAATCGAAGGTTGTACCGGTGACCGAGAAGTTGAGACTTATCAAGACTGCGGCCATTGTAGGGCCCAATGGAGCGGGCAAAAGCTCGTTTGTACGTGCCTTGGAAGCGCTGAAGGGTATTGTGTGCGCGGCAGAGGAGACGGAGAACCCCCTGCAGATTCTCAGCGGTACTTCATTTGCGTACTCTGAGGAGAAAGGGCAGCCTGCAACCATCATCATCCGCATCCTGCTTGGAAAGGATGAGCAGAGCGGCGAGATGGTAATCGCACAGTATACCCTGGTCGCCGACCGTGAAAAGATATTCGAGGAATCTCTCTTTCACTTGATCAAACGATCGAAGAAATTGATGTTTGAGCGCAAGCTTGATGAAGGGGCCCTTCTGCTTGATGATGTCAAGCTGACGTATACATATCGATGGGGCAAAGCCTATCGCGGTGAGAAGAAGCGTCTGGTGGGCAAGGTTGATGAGAAGCACTCCTACCTTGCAGCTTCAGCAGTCAAGGGCAGTGATACGACAGGACCGCTGTACACCTGGTTCAATGAGAGTCTGCATCTGCTTCCCATGGGTGTTTCGAACATCAGCGAGAAGTATCTGATCACCCAGCTTACCGAGCATCCTGATTGGGTGCAGCAGCTGATCAACTTCCTGTGGAGTGTCGATATCACCGACATCCGCGACATTCGTGTCAAGGACGACCGCCTCATTTTCATCCATACCAATGTCACCCAGCACTACGCCTCGTTCTTCAACTTGGAGAGCCTGAGCCTCAGAAGACTGTGTTTGATGGGTGTGGCATTCTTTGAAAGTTTCACCAAGCCCAGGACCTTGATCATCGATGACTTCGGCATGCTCCTGCACCCCAACGTATTGTGCCACATCGTAGAGATCTTTGAGGCCAGCAATAATGAGTGCAACTCGCAGATGCTGGTGGTCGACTGCAACCCCTCGTTGCTTCGTCCGGGCCTGCTCAGACGCGACGGCGTGTACTTTGCCGAAAAGAACAGTGAAAGCGCCACCGTCTATTTCAGCTTGGCCAACTTCAAGTACTCACGCAGCAAGGACAAGACGCAGAGTCAATATATGAATGGAGCGTTCGGTGCCCTTCCGATTCTTTCGGAGTTCTGTTTCATCGATGCGAACAAGGATAAGGAGGAGTAA
- a CDS encoding CpsB/CapC family capsule biosynthesis tyrosine phosphatase yields the protein MGLCDLHCHLLPLIDDGYVSKESFSRMLHLYLENGITTIAFTPHIYNPFVTTNIADLRQTFAWAQGEAAKEGITTYLGSELYVGDQARLVCVPIAQKYALLEFGLSLPPARLLERIETLILQKLTPILAHVERYRWLEPQSALLGELLKLGCLLQTNVEAVENGDSLGYLKRDLIDLIATDNHGDETLPLRLVQCLNAWPQVYGKMETLL from the coding sequence ATGGGCCTTTGCGATCTTCACTGCCATCTGCTTCCCTTGATCGATGATGGCTATGTTTCCAAAGAATCTTTTTCCCGTATGCTCCATCTGTATTTGGAGAACGGGATTACGACCATCGCCTTCACTCCCCATATCTACAACCCGTTTGTGACCACCAATATCGCAGATTTGCGTCAGACGTTTGCCTGGGCGCAGGGAGAGGCTGCAAAGGAGGGTATTACCACCTATTTGGGTAGTGAACTCTACGTGGGAGACCAGGCCCGGCTTGTCTGTGTGCCTATCGCCCAAAAGTACGCTCTGCTTGAGTTCGGGCTCTCCCTTCCCCCCGCGAGATTGCTTGAGCGCATAGAGACTCTCATCCTGCAAAAGCTGACGCCCATCCTTGCCCATGTGGAACGCTATCGGTGGCTTGAACCGCAGAGTGCGTTGCTCGGCGAGCTGCTGAAATTGGGCTGCCTCTTGCAAACAAACGTGGAAGCAGTGGAGAATGGCGACTCCCTTGGGTATCTGAAACGAGACTTGATTGACCTCATAGCGACGGACAATCATGGAGATGAAACGCTTCCCCTCCGCCTGGTCCAATGCCTCAATGCATGGCCGCAGGTGTATGGGAAGATGGAAACACTTTTGTAA
- a CDS encoding cob(I)yrinic acid a,c-diamide adenosyltransferase, which produces MGKAMVLVYTGDGKGKSCASMGQLFRALGHGARCAVVQFIKQDPDTLDSGEYKSAIQLGVTWKHFGAGFTWVGENDKLNAELAKRGWEQVKRWISASAFDLIVLDEFTYTLTLGYLDADEVCTWIADHRSKEGFPHLVISGRNAPKALIDIADMVSEIQEVKHHLQLADRKAEAMIEF; this is translated from the coding sequence ATGGGCAAGGCAATGGTGTTGGTGTACACAGGTGATGGAAAAGGAAAGAGTTGCGCCTCGATGGGACAGCTGTTTCGTGCCCTCGGACATGGGGCCCGGTGCGCCGTGGTTCAGTTCATCAAGCAGGATCCCGATACGCTTGACAGCGGTGAATACAAGAGTGCGATACAGCTTGGCGTCACCTGGAAACACTTCGGTGCCGGTTTTACCTGGGTAGGGGAGAATGACAAGCTCAATGCCGAGCTTGCCAAACGTGGCTGGGAGCAGGTCAAGCGGTGGATATCCGCATCCGCCTTCGATCTGATAGTCTTGGATGAATTCACCTACACCCTCACGCTTGGGTACCTTGATGCCGATGAGGTGTGCACTTGGATTGCAGACCACCGCTCCAAGGAAGGCTTTCCCCATTTGGTGATCAGCGGCCGCAATGCACCCAAGGCCCTTATCGATATTGCTGATATGGTGAGTGAAATACAGGAAGTGAAGCATCATTTACAGCTTGCAGACCGAAAAGCCGAAGCGATGATTGAGTTTTGA
- a CDS encoding tetratricopeptide repeat protein encodes MRVLSKVLIVASMVIFFTSCATSITVRHLVPGEVDLSASRNIAVASTNAYKFPYGRPLSPWIQGLSETDFTLSSGYDTNLASSVASTASRMILDSVQGTGYFTVLTPEVTDAYMTLSKVGENTSAMLKSKGMQALLSSSISYMDVEEQVVGRDVKTFVTEDVDPNPNDAIVNIKSYEKVTSREYFLVQKATLTLTYTIFDLGSGSILFSRSFTGKEDQETKIGIRTYDAGAPGGYRDERRYSSGYAPSFKPLFEKIIRSFSSTISKQLAPSWQTKRLTLMSNKPKLEAAKGAYTLAERGSYEAAYRQFLSLYEGNGHIASGYNAALLLEAMGRFTEAVDLMNDVYNRSGSRQAYTALLSMQEAKSQSEKAQRQISGESTLDGQGVMMMQYVVME; translated from the coding sequence ATGAGAGTTCTGAGCAAGGTTCTGATTGTTGCCTCGATGGTGATTTTCTTCACCTCCTGCGCCACTTCCATTACGGTAAGGCATTTGGTTCCCGGTGAGGTTGACCTCAGTGCATCGAGAAACATCGCCGTCGCTTCGACAAATGCCTACAAGTTTCCATACGGCCGTCCGCTCAGCCCTTGGATACAGGGCCTCAGTGAAACAGATTTCACCCTTTCCAGCGGGTATGACACAAATCTGGCCTCCTCCGTCGCCTCGACGGCCTCGCGCATGATTCTGGATTCCGTACAAGGCACCGGATATTTCACCGTCCTTACCCCTGAAGTCACCGATGCATATATGACCCTCTCCAAAGTAGGGGAGAATACTTCAGCAATGCTCAAGTCGAAGGGGATGCAGGCCCTGCTTTCGAGTTCCATCTCCTATATGGATGTAGAGGAGCAGGTGGTGGGAAGGGATGTGAAGACCTTTGTGACGGAGGATGTCGACCCTAACCCAAATGATGCTATTGTGAATATCAAGAGCTATGAGAAAGTAACCTCAAGGGAGTACTTCCTGGTACAGAAAGCCACGTTGACACTGACCTATACGATTTTCGACCTGGGCAGCGGCTCTATTCTGTTCTCCCGTTCCTTTACCGGAAAAGAGGATCAGGAGACGAAAATCGGGATACGGACCTATGATGCTGGAGCTCCCGGAGGCTATCGTGACGAGAGAAGGTATTCAAGCGGGTATGCCCCTTCCTTCAAGCCCTTGTTCGAGAAGATCATCCGCTCCTTCTCATCGACCATCTCCAAGCAGCTGGCTCCTTCCTGGCAGACCAAGCGGCTCACCCTTATGAGCAACAAGCCCAAGCTTGAAGCAGCAAAGGGTGCCTATACACTGGCCGAGCGTGGTTCGTATGAGGCGGCATATAGGCAGTTCCTCTCGCTGTATGAAGGCAATGGTCATATTGCCAGCGGATATAACGCTGCCTTGCTGCTTGAGGCGATGGGCAGATTTACGGAAGCAGTCGACCTGATGAACGATGTATACAACCGTTCAGGGTCCAGACAGGCCTATACGGCACTTCTCAGCATGCAGGAAGCAAAGAGCCAGAGCGAGAAGGCCCAGCGGCAGATCAGCGGGGAAAGTACCCTCGACGGTCAGGGTGTGATGATGATGCAGTATGTGGTGATGGAGTAG
- the pdxA gene encoding 4-hydroxythreonine-4-phosphate dehydrogenase PdxA, which produces MMQAKRYLAVPCGDPAGIGPEIVLKALKAAQLPDEVGVIVIADVPVISRLATDLGLKAEFDSVVSDQTRLEQAMEGGSRKILYTQSIVDMNHFAYGRISAMCGRAAYASAETAVLLVQQGYAHAVVTPPLHKEALRAAGIEHIGYTEILSELTHTKKAITMFDTMGLKIFFHTRHLSLRQACDAVTKESLLETIATCDRITKSSPAFDRSLSLAVAGLNPHSGEHGLFGDEEMVSVEPAVIEARRQGIDVVGPIGADSVFYQTRMGKYRAVISLYHDQGHIAAKTYDFNRTISITWDLPFLRTSVDHGTAFDIAGKGLADASGMVRALEVAASYTRSKEEYI; this is translated from the coding sequence ATGATGCAAGCAAAGCGATATTTGGCCGTCCCCTGCGGAGATCCGGCGGGCATTGGCCCTGAGATAGTATTGAAAGCGCTGAAGGCCGCACAACTGCCTGATGAAGTGGGCGTCATCGTTATTGCCGATGTCCCTGTTATTTCCAGACTCGCAACAGATTTGGGCTTAAAAGCCGAATTCGATTCAGTTGTCAGCGACCAAACCCGTCTTGAGCAGGCGATGGAGGGGGGAAGCCGGAAGATTCTCTATACCCAAAGCATTGTCGACATGAATCACTTTGCCTATGGACGGATCAGCGCCATGTGCGGCAGAGCGGCGTATGCATCGGCCGAGACCGCCGTGCTTTTGGTGCAGCAAGGCTATGCACATGCTGTTGTAACGCCTCCTCTGCACAAGGAAGCGCTGAGGGCTGCCGGTATCGAGCATATCGGATACACCGAAATCCTTTCCGAGCTCACCCATACAAAGAAAGCGATTACGATGTTCGATACCATGGGACTGAAAATTTTCTTTCATACGCGTCATCTCTCGCTGCGCCAAGCGTGTGATGCGGTCACCAAGGAGAGCCTGCTCGAAACCATAGCTACCTGTGACAGGATTACAAAAAGCAGTCCGGCCTTCGATCGGAGCCTCAGCCTCGCCGTAGCGGGCTTGAATCCCCATAGCGGCGAGCACGGCCTGTTCGGGGATGAGGAGATGGTGAGTGTGGAACCGGCTGTCATCGAGGCCCGCAGGCAAGGCATCGATGTGGTCGGGCCGATTGGTGCCGACTCGGTGTTCTATCAGACGCGGATGGGTAAGTATCGGGCGGTGATTTCCCTCTATCACGACCAAGGCCACATTGCTGCCAAAACCTATGATTTCAACCGGACCATCTCCATCACCTGGGACCTTCCTTTTCTACGTACCAGCGTCGACCATGGGACGGCCTTCGATATTGCCGGAAAAGGTCTGGCTGACGCAAGCGGGATGGTCCGGGCGCTCGAAGTTGCGGCCTCCTATACCCGAAGCAAAGAGGAGTACATATGA